Part of the Aurantiacibacter aquimixticola genome, TGGTCTCCAGGCTGCGTAATGCCGAGATCGCTGAAATCGACCGCATCGCCGGGGCGATAGCGCGGTTCAGGTACATGCAGAGCGAGCTTCGGGCGATTGCGTCCCTGCTCGTCCGTCGCGTCTGCCATGCCTCTCTCCCTAATGCTCTAGCGGCGCGGACCGATATTGGTTTCGTCTGAAACCGTCAATCTCTGTGCAGCGTCAGACCGCCACCGGCGCGCGCAACACGCCCTGTGGCTCGTAATCGCGCACCGCGAAATCCTCGATCGCGTAGTCGAAGATGGTGTCCGGCACCCTCGTAATGGCAAGCCGCGGCTCGCCCACCGGTTCCCGCCTCAGCTGCTCCTCCACCAGCTGCGTGTGGTTGAGATAGAGATGCGTGTCGCCCCCGCTCCACACCAGCTCACCCGCTTGCAAACCGGCCTGCGCCGCCATCATGCGCGTGAGCACCGCCGCGCCGACGAGGTTGAACGGCAGGCCGAGCGCAACGTCGCAGCTGCGCTGGTAGAGCAAGCAGTTGAGCCGCGCGTCCGTGCCCTGCCCCACGACGTGGAACTGATAGGTCTTGTGGCACGGCGGCAATGCCATCCGGTCGAGCTCGGCGACGTTCCAGCCTTCGATGATATGACGGCGGCTGCCGGGATCGGTCTTCAGGCTTTCGACCACCTGCGCGACCTGATTGATTCCCGGCCCCTTCTGATATTTGCCATCCGGCCCGTATTCATAGGTCGGCCAGTCGACCCATTGCTTGCCATAGACCGGGCCGAGATCGCCCCAGTTTCGCGCAAAGGCGGAATCCTCGACAATCCGCGCCTCGAACTCCTCCTGCGCGATATCCTCGCCCGTCGCCTGACGATACTTTTTCAACGGCCAATCGCTCCAGATCCGCACGCCCTGCTGCAGCAGCGGGCGGATATTGGTGCTGCCGGTGAGGAACCACAGCATCTCCTTCACCGCAGCCTTCCAGAAGACGCGCTTCGTCGTCAGCAACGGTATGCGATCGTCCGAAAGGTCGAAACGAAGCATCGTGCCGAAGATCGATCGCGTGCCGACGCCGGTGCGGTCCACGCGCTCGTCGCCGTGCTCCCAGATATGGCGCATCAGATCAAGATATTGCCATTCGGGATGGCGGCCGGGCGTGCTCATGCCAATGGCGCTAGCAAAGGGGCCTGCGAGTCGCCAGCGTCACAGCCCGTGATAGCTTCGATACCAGTCGACGAAGCGCGGCACGCCATCATCGATGCTGGTGGTCGGTGCGTAGCCGAGATCGCGCTGGATCGCCTCGATATCGGCATAAGTGCGGGTCACGTCGCCTTTCTGCATCGGCTGCCAATCGATCTGCGCCTTCCGACCGCACGCATCCTCCAGAAGGCCGATCACCCGCATCAGCTTTTCCGACCGGTGATTGCCGATATTGTAGAGCGCGTGCGGCTTGGCCGAACCGCCGGCCTTCACCAGCCCGTCATCCTTCGGCGGCGCATCGAGCGCGGCGACGACGCCGCTGACGATATCGTCGATGTAAGTGAAATCGCGCCACATTTCACCCTTGTTGAAGACCGGGATGGGCTCTCCGGCAAGGATGCGCTGGGTGAAAATCCACATCGCCATGTCCGGCCGCCCCCAAGGTCCATAGACTGTGAAAAAGCGCAATCCGGTAAGCGGGATGCGGTAAAGATGGGCGTAGCTTTCGCTCAGCATTTCGTCCGCGCGCTTGGTCGCCGCGTATAGGCTTACGGGGTGATCGGCGCGGTCGTCCACGCTGAAGGGCAGCGTGTCGTTTCCGCCATAGACGCTGCTGGAACTGGCATAGACCATATGGCCGATTTCGCGGTGGCGCGCGATCTCAAGCATGTTGGCATGGCCGACGATGTTGGAGTGGATATAGGCCGCCGGATTTTCCAGAGAGTACCGCACGCCTGCCTGCGCGCCGAGATGGACGATAGCGTCGAACCTCTGGCCTTCCAGCGCCGCAGTCAGCGCGCCCATGTCGGCAAAGTCCAGCTCGTGGAAGGCAAACTTATCGCCCGCCTTTTCGATCTCGGCCAGCCGTGCGCGCTTGAGCGAAGGATCGTAATAGTCGTTGCAATTGTCGATGCCGATCACCGCATCGCCGCGCGCCAACAGCGCCTGAGAGAGCGCCGCTCCGATGAAGCCTGCAGCCCCTGTAACCAATACGTTCATGACGTCGCTTTCGCCCCTTCCCGCTCCCTGTCGCTCTTACAGCGCACGCGGCGTGAAGCAATGGCGCGAAGGAAGGCAAAAGCCGGTTGCCAGCCCCCGGCCGTGCCCCTATAGGGCCGCCTCTGCCTCGCGGGGGTTCGCCCTCGCAAGCATCCGGTCGGGGAGTAGCTCAGCCTGGTAGAGCACTGTCTTCGGGAGGCAGGGGCCGGAGGTTCGAATCCTCTCTCCCCGACCATTATCGCATCCGGAACCGTTACCCGCGCGGCGCGCTGACTCCCTGGTACAGGGAGTTTTTGGCATGGCCGCACGCGCATATTGGACCGGACAGATCAGGCTGGCGCTGGTCTCGATCCCGGTGGAGATATTCTCCGCCACGAAGTCCGGGGCGAAGATCCGGTTCAACCAGATTCACGAACCCAGCGGCAAGCGCGTATCCTACGAAAAAGTCGTGCCGGGCATCGGCCCCGTAGATCGCGACGAGATCATCCGCGGATACGAAGTTTCCAAGGGCAATTACGTCCTGCTGGAAGACGAGGAGATCGAGGCGGTCAAGATCGAGAGCAAGCGGACGCTAGAACTGGTCCAGTTCGTCGATGCCTGCGAGATCGATCCGCTCTATTTTGAAAAGCCCTATTATGTCGCGCCGCAGGACGAGCTGGCGGAAGAAGCCTTCATCGTTCTGCGCGAGGCGCTGCGAAAGGCGAAGAAGGTCGCGCTTGGCCAGCTTTCCGTGCGCGGGAGCGAGAAGCTGGTGGCGATCAAGCCCTGCGGCAAGGGCCTGCTGCTCGAAACGCTGCGTTATGCCGATGAAGTCCGCAAGGGGCAGACTTTCTTCGACGAGATCGACGATGGCAAGCCGAAGAAGGAATTGCTCGATCTCGCCACTACGCTGATCGACCAGAAAAGCGCGCCCTTCGATGCGAATGAATTCGAAGACCGTTATTCCGATGCGCTGCGCAAGCTTATCGACAAGAAGGCCAAATCGAAGAGCGGCAAGGCGGTGATCGAAGATGTGGACGAGCCTGGCACCGGCGGCGGCTCCAACGTCATCGACCTGATGGCGGCGCTGAAAAAGTCGGTCGACCAGAAGCCTGCAAAATCGACGGGCCGCCGCAAGAAATCGGCCTGACATGGCACGTTCCGATCCGCTTGCCGAGTACAACTCCAAACGCGATTTCGAGAAAACGCCGGAGCCCTCCGGCAAGCGCGCGCCGAGCGCAAACGGCAATCGCTTCATCGTCCAGAAGCACGATGCCACGCGGCTGCACTGGGACTTGCGGCTCGAAATAGATGGCGTGCTGAAAAGCTGGGCCGTGACCAAGGGCCCCTCCCCCGATCCAGACATAAAGCGGCTCGCCGTGCGGACAGAGGATCACCCGATGTCCTATGCCGATTTCGAGGGCACGATCCCGAAAGGCGAATATGGCGGTGGCACCGTGATGCTGTGGGATTGCGGCACATGGGAGCCGATCGCGGGCAAGAGCGCGAAGGACCTGGAGAATGGTCATCTGCATTTCTGCCTGTCGGGTGAGCGGATGAAGGGCGAATGGCTGCTTATCCGCCTGAAGAAAAAGCCCGGCGAGAAGCGCGAAAACTGGCTGCTGCGCAAATTGCAGGACGAATATGCCGAGCCGGGTGACGGACTGGTCGAGCGAGAGCTGACCAGCGTGCTGACGGGTCGCTCCATGGCGGAAATCGCATCGGACAAGCAGGGCGAATATGCGCTGGCAGGCA contains:
- the thyA gene encoding thymidylate synthase — translated: MSTPGRHPEWQYLDLMRHIWEHGDERVDRTGVGTRSIFGTMLRFDLSDDRIPLLTTKRVFWKAAVKEMLWFLTGSTNIRPLLQQGVRIWSDWPLKKYRQATGEDIAQEEFEARIVEDSAFARNWGDLGPVYGKQWVDWPTYEYGPDGKYQKGPGINQVAQVVESLKTDPGSRRHIIEGWNVAELDRMALPPCHKTYQFHVVGQGTDARLNCLLYQRSCDVALGLPFNLVGAAVLTRMMAAQAGLQAGELVWSGGDTHLYLNHTQLVEEQLRREPVGEPRLAITRVPDTIFDYAIEDFAVRDYEPQGVLRAPVAV
- a CDS encoding SDR family NAD(P)-dependent oxidoreductase; translated protein: MNVLVTGAAGFIGAALSQALLARGDAVIGIDNCNDYYDPSLKRARLAEIEKAGDKFAFHELDFADMGALTAALEGQRFDAIVHLGAQAGVRYSLENPAAYIHSNIVGHANMLEIARHREIGHMVYASSSSVYGGNDTLPFSVDDRADHPVSLYAATKRADEMLSESYAHLYRIPLTGLRFFTVYGPWGRPDMAMWIFTQRILAGEPIPVFNKGEMWRDFTYIDDIVSGVVAALDAPPKDDGLVKAGGSAKPHALYNIGNHRSEKLMRVIGLLEDACGRKAQIDWQPMQKGDVTRTYADIEAIQRDLGYAPTTSIDDGVPRFVDWYRSYHGL
- a CDS encoding Ku protein, with amino-acid sequence MAARAYWTGQIRLALVSIPVEIFSATKSGAKIRFNQIHEPSGKRVSYEKVVPGIGPVDRDEIIRGYEVSKGNYVLLEDEEIEAVKIESKRTLELVQFVDACEIDPLYFEKPYYVAPQDELAEEAFIVLREALRKAKKVALGQLSVRGSEKLVAIKPCGKGLLLETLRYADEVRKGQTFFDEIDDGKPKKELLDLATTLIDQKSAPFDANEFEDRYSDALRKLIDKKAKSKSGKAVIEDVDEPGTGGGSNVIDLMAALKKSVDQKPAKSTGRRKKSA